A genomic segment from Candidatus Dadabacteria bacterium encodes:
- the rpmJ gene encoding 50S ribosomal protein L36, producing the protein MKTRASVKKICDKCKIIKRKGVVRVICVNKRHKQRQG; encoded by the coding sequence GTGAAAACGAGGGCATCGGTAAAAAAAATATGCGACAAGTGCAAGATCATCAAGCGCAAGGGGGTCGTGCGGGTGATCTGTGTCAACAAAAGGCACAAGCAGAGACAAGGATAG
- the rpsK gene encoding 30S ribosomal protein S11 — protein sequence MSRKFTKKKTKKFVEHGVVNIQATFNNTIVTISDMNGNVIAWSSGGNRGFKGTRKGTPFAAQVAADDASKKAKTFGLKSANVYVSGPGPGREPAIRAVQAAGVKVTMIKDVTPIPHNGCRPPGRRRV from the coding sequence ATGAGCAGAAAATTCACAAAAAAGAAAACAAAGAAATTCGTTGAACATGGAGTGGTCAACATACAGGCTACTTTTAACAACACTATAGTCACAATCAGCGATATGAATGGAAACGTCATAGCTTGGTCAAGCGGTGGCAACAGGGGCTTTAAGGGCACTAGGAAGGGGACGCCGTTTGCGGCCCAGGTGGCGGCGGATGACGCATCGAAAAAGGCAAAGACCTTTGGGCTGAAGTCAGCTAATGTTTACGTGAGCGGTCCCGGTCCCGGAAGGGAGCCGGCGATAAGAGCCGTTCAGGCTGCCGGGGTGAAAGTGACGATGATAAAGGATGTCACCCCGATTCCCCATAATGGTTGCAGACCACCTGGAAGAAGAAGGGTATAG
- the infA gene encoding translation initiation factor IF-1: MEKEEKIEFEGTITKALPNAMFMVEIENNHEVLAYVSGKMRTRFIRILPGDRVKLEISPYDLTKGRITYRLKK, from the coding sequence ATGGAGAAAGAAGAGAAAATAGAGTTTGAAGGAACTATAACCAAAGCTTTGCCCAATGCGATGTTCATGGTCGAGATAGAGAACAATCACGAGGTGCTGGCTTATGTGTCCGGTAAAATGAGAACCAGATTCATAAGGATACTTCCTGGAGACAGGGTAAAACTTGAGATATCTCCCTACGATCTTACGAAGGGAAGGATTACCTACAGGCTCAAGAAGTGA
- the map gene encoding type I methionyl aminopeptidase yields MIRLKNREELKRMRAAGRVVSEVLMRLEEEAKEGVTTWELNEIAERMCATGGFKPAFKGYANYPASVCFALNEEIVHGIPSKKKMLKDGDIVGIDFGVLLDGYYADSAITVAVGEIRPVAEKLLRVTRDSLYRGIDVVKSSNRVLDISKEIQTYVENEGFSIVRDFVGHGIGRELHEEPQVPNFIPPNGKGGGIRLRSGMVMAIEPMVNEGSEKTKILEDGWTAVTYDGKLSAHFEHTVALTDNGPEILTERIH; encoded by the coding sequence ATGATTCGCTTGAAGAACAGAGAAGAGCTTAAACGCATGAGGGCTGCTGGCAGGGTGGTTTCCGAAGTGCTTATGAGGCTTGAGGAAGAGGCAAAGGAAGGAGTGACCACCTGGGAGCTTAACGAGATTGCGGAAAGAATGTGCGCAACAGGAGGCTTTAAGCCTGCTTTTAAAGGTTACGCAAATTATCCAGCGTCGGTGTGCTTTGCCCTTAACGAAGAGATAGTGCACGGTATTCCCTCGAAGAAAAAGATGCTTAAGGACGGGGACATAGTAGGAATAGATTTCGGAGTACTGCTAGACGGTTATTACGCCGACTCGGCAATAACGGTTGCGGTCGGTGAAATCCGTCCTGTTGCCGAAAAACTGCTTCGGGTTACCAGGGATTCCCTCTATAGGGGCATAGACGTGGTGAAAAGTTCAAACAGAGTTCTGGATATATCAAAAGAGATACAGACCTATGTTGAAAATGAGGGTTTTTCTATAGTCAGAGATTTTGTCGGTCACGGAATAGGCAGGGAACTTCACGAGGAGCCGCAAGTGCCGAATTTTATTCCTCCGAATGGTAAGGGAGGAGGAATAAGACTTCGTTCTGGAATGGTCATGGCCATAGAACCTATGGTAAACGAGGGGTCGGAGAAAACGAAGATACTCGAAGACGGGTGGACGGCGGTTACTTATGATGGTAAACTTTCCGCTCATTTTGAGCATACTGTGGCCCTTACGGATAACGGCCCTGAAATTCTTACCGAAAGGATTCACTAG
- the rpsM gene encoding 30S ribosomal protein S13, with the protein MPRIAGVDIPLNKRVEVGLTYIYGIGRATSNVILDKAGIDVNKKSGDLDDQEVTKLRTIIEGEYTVEGDLRKEVQLNIKRLVEIGCYRGIRHRTGLPVRGQKTKSNARTRKGRRGTAIAKKKKAGK; encoded by the coding sequence ATGCCTAGGATAGCAGGTGTTGATATACCGCTTAACAAAAGAGTAGAGGTAGGTCTTACGTATATCTACGGTATAGGTAGGGCGACTTCAAACGTTATACTCGATAAGGCCGGTATAGATGTAAACAAAAAGTCAGGGGATCTTGACGATCAGGAAGTAACAAAACTGCGGACGATAATTGAAGGCGAGTACACCGTTGAGGGAGATCTGAGAAAGGAGGTTCAGCTCAACATAAAGCGCCTAGTGGAGATAGGTTGCTACAGGGGTATTAGGCACAGGACAGGACTTCCGGTAAGGGGACAGAAAACCAAGTCGAACGCAAGAACCAGAAAGGGTCGCAGGGGTACAGCGATAGCGAAGAAGAAAAAAGCCGGCAAATAA
- a CDS encoding adenylate kinase, whose product MRLILFGPPGAGKGTQADFIREKYEVEHISTGDVLREAMKNETEVGLYAKSFMDKGELVPDEVVTEIIRQKISAIGERGFMLDGFPRTLEQARSLNGILTDAGIGIDAVISLEVPDEEVVQRITKRQKIEGRRDDTEDVIRNRLRVYKDQTSPLKDFYEKTGVLRAVEGIGQISDIAERIDGVLKRLQ is encoded by the coding sequence ATGAGATTGATACTGTTTGGGCCGCCAGGGGCTGGAAAGGGAACGCAGGCTGATTTCATCAGGGAAAAATACGAGGTTGAGCATATATCGACTGGTGATGTGCTGCGTGAAGCCATGAAAAACGAGACTGAAGTTGGGCTTTACGCTAAGTCGTTCATGGACAAGGGAGAGCTTGTACCTGATGAAGTCGTGACGGAAATAATAAGACAGAAAATATCTGCGATCGGCGAGAGAGGTTTTATGCTTGACGGTTTTCCTAGAACTCTGGAGCAGGCAAGATCTCTTAACGGTATTCTCACTGATGCCGGAATCGGCATTGACGCAGTTATTTCTCTTGAGGTTCCCGACGAGGAAGTTGTGCAGCGAATAACCAAACGCCAGAAAATAGAGGGCAGGCGGGACGACACGGAGGATGTTATAAGGAACAGACTTAGAGTTTACAAGGATCAGACATCTCCTCTTAAGGATTTTTACGAAAAAACCGGCGTTCTGCGTGCAGTTGAGGGAATAGGACAGATATCGGATATCGCCGAGAGAATAGACGGTGTGCTGAAGCGGTTGCAATAA